The following are from one region of the Nitrospirota bacterium genome:
- a CDS encoding TonB-dependent receptor: MSTHDGCGQPIWAMVMVLSGVLAGGSPAWPQEPAADPEPAAQEEPSEARATVQEREPSGDSLQLEPVTIAQEVKSPEAVRLTDPVPQTGVRREEFIIRNNRRMGDVIQRLPGVVVGGPVGENRDIELRGLDKSFTRVQVDGIQLPGPGDKREFSVHQLSSFLIESARVIRNPTAEFESDGVAGRVDIRTRQIPQTLTFTGRAGYGGQTGIDGSLLNGSIAFGHRPTSWFGIMASADYLEQPIKRDRSRLFEPLTAGRGEVNQETTSQRLLSMNIDLGFFYRSGEFHLKPMVLNVEEDKPGVRTFTNFAQPSTQDEERVEQSGTSRSQTKGLGFSHKHAFENGVVWDSLGGYYAGALTNETDALTFREAAGAFGFFRREFQNELRTDSTYNVLSNLTIPVDLGMRHMVKVGAAMRLRDRDVSVFKSQISNTGAFTVTSVPGDRYQFNENYIAGYIQDEVWLTDRLSIVPGVRFEQVFQDAAGGDGTKVRRSISDFNPSLPVLYRLRDDLTFRAAVSRTLNRPDFNQMTPIELIRGRRIIRGNPQINPARSWNIDLGGEYVTPIVFFGVNLFYKRITQIVEEVDTGVDIGGRDVLEAKNVGNGWVRGVELEQRISLAPTGLPILQTTSVWANQTFLESSLQSASGEKRRFNKQPEYILNAGLDYRYAPLGTIFTIAWRYFPFVKEVQSNSAFKITNPVSIVDVAVRQALYKNFSFFLEAGNLTNETKVEREINTAGNFSNRNLQQSGRTFLLGAEWYF; the protein is encoded by the coding sequence GTGAGCACGCACGATGGATGTGGGCAGCCGATATGGGCCATGGTCATGGTTTTGTCGGGGGTACTGGCAGGCGGATCGCCGGCCTGGCCGCAAGAGCCCGCCGCCGATCCTGAACCGGCAGCACAGGAAGAGCCTAGCGAGGCACGAGCAACCGTACAAGAACGTGAGCCGTCAGGCGATTCGCTGCAGTTGGAGCCCGTGACCATTGCGCAAGAAGTCAAGTCACCGGAGGCCGTCCGCTTGACCGATCCGGTTCCGCAAACAGGCGTGCGGCGGGAAGAATTCATCATCCGGAACAACCGCCGTATGGGCGACGTCATTCAACGACTCCCGGGCGTGGTGGTCGGAGGACCGGTCGGCGAGAATCGCGACATCGAGCTGCGCGGCCTTGACAAATCGTTCACCCGGGTCCAGGTGGACGGCATCCAGCTGCCTGGTCCCGGGGACAAGCGGGAGTTCTCCGTCCATCAACTTTCTTCGTTCCTCATCGAGAGCGCCAGAGTGATCAGAAACCCGACGGCCGAATTCGAAAGCGACGGAGTCGCGGGGCGAGTGGACATCAGGACGCGCCAGATTCCGCAAACACTGACCTTCACCGGTCGCGCCGGCTACGGGGGCCAAACCGGCATCGACGGATCGCTCTTAAACGGGAGCATCGCGTTCGGCCATCGGCCGACGAGTTGGTTCGGCATCATGGCCTCTGCCGACTACCTGGAACAGCCCATCAAACGCGACCGCTCCAGACTGTTCGAGCCGCTCACGGCCGGGCGAGGCGAGGTCAATCAGGAAACGACGAGTCAGCGCCTGCTGAGCATGAATATCGACCTCGGATTTTTCTACCGATCTGGAGAATTCCATCTCAAGCCGATGGTCCTAAATGTCGAGGAAGACAAGCCGGGAGTCAGAACATTCACAAACTTCGCCCAGCCCTCCACACAGGACGAAGAGCGCGTTGAACAGAGCGGAACATCGAGGTCCCAGACCAAGGGCCTCGGCTTTTCCCACAAACACGCGTTCGAGAACGGAGTCGTGTGGGACTCGCTGGGCGGCTACTACGCCGGTGCACTGACAAATGAGACGGATGCATTGACCTTCCGAGAAGCCGCCGGAGCATTCGGGTTTTTCAGGCGCGAGTTTCAGAACGAGTTGCGCACGGACTCTACGTACAACGTGCTCAGCAACCTGACCATCCCGGTCGACCTGGGCATGCGGCACATGGTGAAAGTCGGAGCGGCCATGCGGCTGCGCGACCGCGACGTGAGCGTCTTCAAGAGCCAAATATCCAACACCGGAGCCTTTACGGTTACAAGCGTGCCGGGAGACCGCTATCAATTCAACGAGAACTATATCGCCGGGTACATTCAAGATGAAGTATGGCTCACCGATCGGTTGAGTATCGTGCCGGGGGTCCGATTTGAACAGGTCTTTCAGGATGCCGCCGGAGGAGACGGCACGAAGGTGCGCCGCTCGATTTCCGATTTCAATCCCAGCCTCCCCGTGCTATACCGGCTGCGCGATGATCTGACTTTTCGAGCCGCCGTCTCACGGACTCTGAACCGGCCCGACTTCAATCAGATGACCCCCATCGAATTGATCCGAGGACGGCGAATTATCAGAGGCAATCCTCAGATTAATCCGGCGCGCTCATGGAACATCGATCTCGGCGGCGAGTATGTGACCCCGATCGTGTTTTTCGGGGTCAATCTATTTTACAAGCGCATTACGCAAATCGTGGAAGAAGTCGATACCGGGGTCGACATCGGCGGCCGCGATGTGCTGGAAGCCAAGAACGTCGGAAACGGCTGGGTGCGCGGAGTTGAGTTGGAGCAGCGGATCAGTCTGGCTCCCACCGGCCTTCCGATTCTGCAGACGACGAGCGTCTGGGCCAACCAGACCTTTCTGGAGTCCAGCTTGCAGTCGGCCAGCGGCGAAAAACGCCGCTTCAATAAGCAACCGGAGTACATCCTCAACGCCGGGCTCGACTACCGCTACGCTCCACTAGGAACCATTTTTACCATCGCCTGGCGCTATTTTCCTTTCGTCAAGGAAGTCCAGAGCAACAGCGCCTTTAAGATCACCAATCCCGTGTCCATCGTCGACGTGGCGGTGCGCCAGGCGCTCTATAAAAATTTTTCCTTCTTTCTGGAGGCGGGCAATCTGACAAACGAAAC
- a CDS encoding energy transducer TonB → MKDSTWCRWAAFNVGILLLVAPATASDGLDPRPDTRDCASVPAESVQTPRPSCVLPDEDMDVIRIPPVVILADRPFRQFENRHNPEFRKYLKQVRKRIDQEKAYPFTAQQMRWEGSAMITFTVSPLGELLHTRIDRTSGFLILDEAAETAVKKAFPVVPPKDLFDHPMEFKVPVTFELH, encoded by the coding sequence ATGAAAGACAGCACATGGTGCAGGTGGGCGGCATTTAACGTCGGCATACTGCTCCTGGTGGCGCCGGCCACCGCTAGCGACGGACTCGATCCCCGGCCAGACACCCGGGACTGCGCTTCGGTGCCAGCCGAAAGCGTTCAGACGCCTCGGCCCTCCTGTGTCTTGCCCGATGAGGACATGGATGTCATCCGCATCCCGCCGGTGGTCATCCTTGCAGACCGTCCGTTTCGGCAATTTGAGAATCGGCACAACCCAGAGTTCCGAAAATACCTCAAGCAGGTGCGGAAGCGGATCGATCAGGAGAAAGCCTACCCGTTTACGGCGCAGCAGATGCGTTGGGAAGGGTCGGCCATGATCACGTTTACCGTCTCACCGCTGGGCGAACTGCTCCACACCCGCATCGACCGCACATCCGGTTTTCTGATCTTGGATGAGGCGGCGGAAACGGCGGTGAAAAAGGCCTTTCCGGTCGTCCCGCCCAAGGATCTGTTCGACCACCCCATGGAATTCAAAGTCCCGGTGACGTTCGAGCTGCATTGA